A region from the Mycolicibacterium phlei genome encodes:
- the pknB gene encoding Stk1 family PASTA domain-containing Ser/Thr kinase has product MTTPQHLSDRYELGEILGFGGMSEVHLARDLRLHRDVAIKVLRADLARDPSFYLRFRREAQNAAALNHPAIVAVYDTGEAETPSGPLPYIVMEYVEGVTLRDIVHTDGPMEPRRAIEVIADACQALNFSHQHGIIHRDVKPANIMISKTGAVKVMDFGIARALADANSVTQTAAVIGTAQYLSPEQARGEKVDARSDVYSLGCVLYEILTGEPPFVGDSPVAVAYQHVREDPVPPSQRNPAVSPELDAVVLKSLAKNPDNRYQTAAEMRNDLVRVHSGQQPDAPKVFTDAERNSLLSTPPAHQRTEPIEAVSRPVAPDYGDRDRRGSVARWLVAVAVLAVLTVVVTLAINMFGGGTRAVQVPDVRGQASADAIAELQNHGFKVRTQKQTDSEVPPDRVISTEPDADTEVSAGEEITVNVSVGPEQREVPDVKNLSFAEAARRLTAAGFDKVRQSQSPSTPELKDKVIGTNPPANQTTAVTNEITIIVGSGPDSRLVPDCVGLTAEDCRRILVEAGFTNTPDVQVDNTRPAGQVVGTSPAAGQDVPVDTLIQIQVSRGNQFTMPNLRGMFWSEAEPYLRSLGWTGSLIKLPNAQNSGVPTNGVVTQDPSPGTPINFGSSITLSFAQ; this is encoded by the coding sequence ATGACCACCCCGCAACACCTCTCCGACCGGTATGAGCTGGGCGAGATCCTCGGCTTCGGCGGCATGTCCGAAGTCCACCTCGCCCGCGACCTGCGGCTGCACCGCGACGTCGCGATCAAGGTGCTGCGCGCCGACCTCGCACGCGACCCGAGCTTCTACCTGAGGTTCCGCCGCGAGGCGCAGAACGCGGCCGCGCTGAACCACCCGGCGATCGTCGCGGTGTACGACACCGGGGAGGCCGAGACGCCGTCCGGCCCGCTGCCCTACATCGTGATGGAGTACGTCGAGGGTGTGACGCTGCGCGACATCGTGCACACCGACGGGCCGATGGAGCCGCGGCGGGCCATCGAGGTGATCGCCGATGCCTGCCAGGCGCTGAACTTCAGCCACCAGCACGGCATCATCCACCGCGACGTCAAACCGGCCAACATCATGATCAGCAAGACCGGTGCGGTGAAGGTGATGGACTTCGGCATCGCCCGCGCGCTGGCCGACGCCAACAGCGTCACCCAGACCGCCGCGGTGATCGGCACCGCGCAGTACCTGTCGCCCGAGCAGGCGCGCGGGGAGAAGGTCGACGCCCGCTCCGACGTCTACTCGCTGGGCTGTGTGCTCTACGAGATCCTCACCGGTGAGCCGCCGTTCGTCGGCGATTCCCCGGTGGCGGTGGCCTACCAGCATGTCCGGGAGGATCCGGTGCCGCCGTCGCAGCGCAACCCGGCGGTGAGCCCCGAACTGGACGCCGTGGTGCTCAAGTCGCTGGCGAAGAACCCGGACAACCGGTACCAGACCGCCGCGGAGATGCGGAACGACCTGGTGCGGGTGCACAGCGGTCAGCAGCCGGACGCGCCGAAGGTGTTCACCGACGCCGAGCGCAACTCGCTGCTGTCGACGCCGCCGGCGCATCAGCGCACCGAGCCCATCGAGGCGGTGTCGCGACCGGTGGCGCCCGACTACGGCGACCGGGACCGGCGCGGCTCGGTGGCCCGGTGGCTGGTCGCGGTGGCGGTGCTGGCGGTGCTGACCGTCGTGGTGACCCTGGCGATCAACATGTTCGGCGGCGGCACCCGCGCCGTGCAGGTGCCCGATGTGCGCGGGCAGGCGTCGGCCGACGCGATCGCCGAGCTGCAGAACCACGGCTTCAAGGTGCGCACCCAGAAGCAGACCGACTCCGAGGTGCCGCCGGACCGGGTGATCAGCACCGAGCCCGACGCCGACACCGAGGTCAGCGCCGGCGAGGAGATCACCGTCAACGTGTCGGTGGGTCCCGAGCAGCGTGAGGTCCCCGACGTGAAGAACCTGTCGTTCGCCGAAGCCGCGCGGCGGCTCACCGCGGCCGGGTTCGACAAGGTCAGGCAGTCGCAGTCGCCGTCGACGCCGGAGCTCAAGGACAAGGTGATCGGCACCAACCCGCCTGCCAACCAGACCACGGCGGTGACCAACGAGATCACGATCATCGTGGGCTCCGGCCCAGACAGCAGGCTGGTGCCGGACTGCGTCGGGCTGACCGCGGAGGACTGCCGGCGGATCCTGGTCGAGGCCGGGTTCACCAACACCCCCGACGTGCAGGTCGACAACACGCGGCCCGCCGGTCAGGTGGTGGGCACCAGCCCGGCCGCCGGTCAGGACGTCCCGGTGGACACCCTGATCCAGATCCAGGTGTCGCGCGGCAACCAGTTCACGATGCCCAACCTGCGCGGCATGTTCTGGTCGGAGGCCGAACCCTACCTGCGCAGCCTGGGCTGGACGGGTTCGTTGATCAAGCTGCCGAACGCGCAGAACAGCGGGGTGCCGACGAACGGGGTGGTGACTCAGGACCCGTCGCCGGGCACCCCGATCAACTTCGGCTCGTCGATCACGCTGAGCTTCGCGCAGTAG